The DNA sequence CAACGGGGATTTACCCTGATAGAAGCGATCATAGTGATCGCGCTTACCGGGATTGTTTCCGCAATGGTCGCAGTGTTTATTAAAATTCCTGTGCAAGGTTATATTGATTCGGCACGCCGTGCTGAACTGACGGATATTGCCGATACGGCAACTCGCCGTATTGCCCGTGATTTGCGACTGGCACTTCCGAATAGTGTTCGCGTTACCCAGTCGGGTGGCGTCTATTACCTGGAATTTTTGCAAACCAGTGGTGGCGGGCGTTATCGGGCTGACGGTCCTGCGGGTGATATTCTCGACTTTACAGGCTCGGATAGTAGTTTTGATGTGCTGGGACCTCCAGTTGCTACTGTAGCGGGCGAGCAGAATCTGGTGGTTGTTTACAATCTGGGGATGGCTGGGGCTGACGCATATAGTGGCGATAACAGCAGCGCCATTACCGGTGTGACAGGCAATAATGTTCAAATTGCAGCCAAAGCTTTTCCCTTTGCTTCTCCGGCTAACCGTTTCCAGATTGTGTCTTACCCTGTTTCTTACGTGTGTGATCCTGTCACGGGTAAATTGACACGTTACTGGAATTATTCGATTCAGGCAGCTCAGCCAACCAGTTTTCCTGGGGGAACAGCCAACTCCTTGTTGGCGGGAAGTGTTAGCGGGTGTTCGATTTCTTATAACGCATTGGTGGTTACCCAGCGTGCCGGCTTGGTTTCAGCCTGGCTGCAATTAACGCAAGTGGGTGAAACGGTCAGCATTTATCATGAGGTGCATGTCAGCAATGTGCCCTGATTCTAAAATTTCAGCTATCAACACCCCGCAGCGCGGGTTTGCCATAGTTGCCGCAATTTTTCTGCTGGTTGTACTGGCATCACTGGGTGCTTTCATGCTGACTTTTTCGACCGTGCAGCATATGACTTCTGCTCAGGATTTGCAGGGAGCAAAAGCGTATCAGGCTGCTCGAACCGGCATTGAATGGGGTGCTTACAAAGCACTTCAGGGAAGTTGTGCAGCCAGTACCGTGGTTCCGGTTGGCGGAGGGCTTTCGGGGTTCTCATTGACGGTCCAGTGTGCAACCTATGGCCCCTACACGGAAGGGGGAAGCAGCGTGACACTCTATCAAATTACCGCCACTGCCACTCAGGGAACAGTGGGTGCCGCTACCTATGTAGAGCGCCAATTGAAAGCGACTGTAGGTAAATAAGCATGGCAAGTTTATGCATGGAATAGCCAATCTGAGTTTCGGCTTCAAGCAGTGCATCCGGCTGCTGTCAGTGAGTTTTTTCCTGATGTTCTGGACTATGTCGGCGCTGGCTGCTGGTGCGTGTTCGCCAGATATTGGCAAAGCCACCCTGAATGAATACAATTACCAGCTCAATTTTTCTGAAGTGAAACGCCTCAATATTGCTACACCGTTGACGGGCTGGAAAGTGCGGGTCTACTCGGGAGTGGGAACGTATTTGCAACAGAATTTTCCGACTACAGAACAGTGCGATGAGTATTATGTGTTCAGTTTTTCCACTTCGCCTAAGGATGCAGACATTGTTCTGCTGGATGCGAATGATGATGTTGTGGATATTCTTAGAGCAAGACAGTCTTTCCCAGTCTCAGGCTATTATTCGCCTTATCCTACTTGCTCTTTTATTAGTCCCCCTACTGATTTGCTAATCAATCCCGCTCAGAAAGGAGTGGACCGTAGTCCGGACGGTGTAGGTCCTTGGCGAAACACACCAGGAACCGGATCTAATTCTTTTCAAACACGCT is a window from the Sulfurirhabdus autotrophica genome containing:
- a CDS encoding type II secretion system protein, with the protein product MQFRDDMLTHMMKSQRGFTLIEAIIVIALTGIVSAMVAVFIKIPVQGYIDSARRAELTDIADTATRRIARDLRLALPNSVRVTQSGGVYYLEFLQTSGGGRYRADGPAGDILDFTGSDSSFDVLGPPVATVAGEQNLVVVYNLGMAGADAYSGDNSSAITGVTGNNVQIAAKAFPFASPANRFQIVSYPVSYVCDPVTGKLTRYWNYSIQAAQPTSFPGGTANSLLAGSVSGCSISYNALVVTQRAGLVSAWLQLTQVGETVSIYHEVHVSNVP